The following coding sequences lie in one Rutidosis leptorrhynchoides isolate AG116_Rl617_1_P2 chromosome 4, CSIRO_AGI_Rlap_v1, whole genome shotgun sequence genomic window:
- the LOC139844908 gene encoding B3 domain-containing protein At3g19184-like: MVVSKKSYEDLRKQRLEENKKRMEQLNIPHLTQALKTARSPMKRTKPRAIGTEMVVVRRSSRVASLPAPVYKEHGLNTFERLELPSGRKYRYVRKELGNRVYASDEAREYAINKAEELESKLKSGDMSFFKPMFHTHVTGAFLNLPDHFCRKCLPENDVTITLIDEDGEKFPTRYIARIEGLGAGWRGFSVSHKLIDGDALVFHLIKRAVFKVYIIRNKDYYDDGVLNDARDA; encoded by the exons atggTGGTATCAAAGAAAAGCTATGAGGATCTACGTAAACAAAGGTTGGAAGAAAACAAAAAGAGGATGGAACAACTTAACATTCCTCACCTCACTCAAGCTCTCAAAACCGCTCGCTCTCCG ATGAAACGAACAAAACCTCGTGCCATCGGGACAGAAATGGTGGTGGTTAGGAGGTCCAGTCGTGTTGCAAGTTTGCCTGCCCCTGTTTATAAGGAACAC GGGCTTAACACTTTTGAGAGACTTGAGTTACCAAG TGGAAGAAAGTATAGGTATGTAAGAAAGGAGTTGGGAAACCGAGTTTACGCATCTGATGAAGCTAGAGAATACGCTATAAACAAAGCCGAAGAACTTGAATCTAAACTTAAAAGTGGTGATATGTCATTCTTTAAACCCATGTTTCATACACACGTGACTGGTGCATTTCTG AATCTACCAGATCATTTCTGCAGAAAATGCCTACCGGAGAATGATGTAACCATCACTTTAATTGATGAAGACGGTGAAAAGTTTCCGACACGTTATATTGCTCGTATTGAAGGGCTTGGTGCTGGATGGAGGGGGTTTTCCGTTAGTCATAAATTAATAGATGGAGATGCACTCGTCTTTCATTTAATCAAACGCGCTGTCTTTAAG GTATATATTATAAGGAACAAAGATTATTATGATGATGGTGTTTTGAATGATGCCCGCGACGCGTGA